From one Prochlorococcus marinus str. MIT 0912 genomic stretch:
- a CDS encoding DUF4214 domain-containing protein translates to MTDVYTANTSTTGSISVGGTATGIISFWGDRDWFRVNLVAGNEYQIDLEGSQTSKGTLSDPYLRGIYNAFGLYISGTINDDGGSGRNSRLTYTPTSTGTYFIAAGGYGTRIGSYTLSLKIIDTTPPIIAVPTTNNYEGIPYLYINENTTFVHTYAANETVTWSLSSDTTSSSDYTKFSISSSGALTFNTAPDYENPTDSLGNNIYALKVNATDTSGNTTSQRLWVDVTDVSEDTTPPIITVPTTNNYAGIPILYINENTTYVHTYAANETVTWSLSFNDYTKFSINSSGALTFNTAPDYENPTDSNGNNIYSLTVNATDTSGNTTSQRLWVDVTDVSEDIVPPIITLPTTNNFSGGRSLGVLEINENTTFVHTYTANETVTWSLSSDTTSSSDYTKFSISSSGALTFNTAPDYENPTDSLGNNIYALKVNATDTSGNTSNIRLFVEVTDVSEDTTPPIIAVPTTNNYEGIPYLYINENTTFVHTYAANETVTWSLSSDTTSSSDYTKFSISSSGALTFNTAPDYENPTDSLGNNIYALKVNATDTSGNTTSQRLWVDVTDVSEDTTPPIITVPTTNNYAGIPILYINENTTYVHTYAANETVTWSLSFNDYTKFSINSSGALTFNTAPDYENPTDSNGNNIYSLTVNATDTSGNTTSQRLWVDVTDVSEDVDDYTANTSTTGSISVGGTTTGNIEIANDRDWFKVNLVAGNEYQIDLEGSPTSNGTLSDPYLRGIYNSSGVFISGTSNDDGGIGLNSRLTYTPTSTGTYFIATGGYGTRTGSYTIGLTQNDVTPPIITVPTTNNYAGIPRLYINENTTFVHTYAANETVTWSLSFNDYTKFSINSSGALTFNTAPDYENPTDSLGNNIYSLTVNATDTSGNTTSQRLWVDVTDVSEDVDDYTANTSTAGSISVGGSKTGSIEVASDQDWFKVNLVSGNIYQIDLEGSPTSNGTLSDPYLRGIYNSSGVLISGTSNDDGGSGRNSRLTYTPTSTGTYFIATGGYGTRTGSYTLGLTQTGTIDDYTANTSTTGSIPVGGTTTGNIEIANDRDWFKVNLVAGNEYQINLEGAPTSNGTLSDPYLRGIYNASGVFISGTSNDDGGSGRNSRLTYTPSSTGTYYIAASGYESSYYDDLGTYKLTITQTTVADDYTANTSTAGSISVGGSKTGSIEVASDQDWFKVNLVSGNIYQIDLEGSPTSNGTLSDPYLRGIYNSSGVLISGTSNDDGGSGRNSRLTYTPTSTGTYFIATGGYGTRTGSYTLGLTQTGTIDDYTANTSTTGSISVGGTTTGNIEIANDRDWFKVNLVAGNEYQIDLEGSPTSNGTLSDPYLRGIYNASGVFISGTSNDDGGSGRNSRLTYTPSSTGTYYIAASGYESSYYDDLGTYKLTITQTTVADDYTANTSTAGSISVGGSKTGSIEVASDQDWFKVNLVSGNIYQIDLEGSPTSNGTLSDPYLRGIYNSSGVLISGTSNDDGGSGRNSRLTYTPTSTGTYFIATGGYGTRTGSYTLGLTQIGSTDDYTANTSTTGKLTVGNSVSSNIEVAGDQDWFAITLNSGSEYLINLEGAPTSNGTLSDPYLRGIYNSSGVLISGTSNDDGGSGLNSKLSYTATSTGTYYIATGGYGDAIGTCNLSISKIGRGNANDDFTNDTASSGLISIGGSTTGSIEVAGDEDWFKVNLVAGNIYQIDLEGAPTSNGTLSDPYLRGIYNSSGVLISGTSNDDGGSGRNSRLTYTPTSTGTYYIATAGYQNETGTYKISISNETPTITPSSNFNIEFNYQGPEIYRSYLNQSATFWENVIIGDIPAVNDSVYGIIDDIIIDFRIGYIDGSGGTLGRASISETREGGDRLPYRAWIELDTADVESMRLSGELPDLINHEVCHTFGWGFWDFYNLRSGYDYIGEKGVNEYRTLTNNPSITSVPLENTGGTGTQYGHWRESIFNTELMTGYSDSGSNPLSRLSIAALEDLGYEVNYSAADPFTISAFSTTSSIYENLIPTPSSTIFTSTSNISESSFPNFNGNKYIHHFSESLNIQESPSTIKLDGVIIWDSGNIIRFNEITTGNDYLVELIGSFDKNNPSNASQLKGTLSRVKFYKDEALKHEYIFNDSNLDVKTTLENWSGYNLDLNNLIESRANSSSDDTIKSGAGDDIIILGNGNDNVTGGEGDDQIYGGTGTDTAFYSGSFSDYIFTPGTNNLQIKDNRTIPSNDGTDILTNVEYVEFLDQTRTILGNDINRTPTNITLTSTTFNENITRNSDIATITSTDANSSDTHTYSLVTGAGDGDNTAFTLDGNNLKINSSPDYETKSTYNIRLKTTDAGGLNYIKAFTLSVQDVNETPSNISLSSSSFNENISLNSIVATLSTSDVDSSDTHTYSLVSGAGDGDNSAFTLDGSNLKINSSPDYETKSTYKIRIKTTDASNETYTKSFSLSVNDLNEFTATISGSSNNNNLTSTSSNDSIDGLGGTDTVTFSGKFSDYSFTRGTNTLEIADQRTTGTTDGTDTLKNIEYIQFSDQTVEASKVDVVKTYSGNYHEYKFYNRGNGKYEIKTDSGYDDITGYPLLRFSGEDTTSALRDVSAIADIKATFDQVTGLTDPSGEMFQLYNAAFKRFPDAEGLKYWINVYSSGINTNKVVAASFVRSAEFKSRYGENVTTEEYVTTLYRNVFDRLPDEDGFNYWVGSLNKEEQTRSDVLLNFAIANENDALFTEMTGLS, encoded by the coding sequence ATGACTGATGTTTATACCGCCAATACAAGTACAACAGGTTCTATTTCTGTAGGTGGGACAGCGACTGGAATTATTTCATTCTGGGGTGATCGAGACTGGTTTAGAGTCAATTTAGTTGCAGGAAATGAATATCAAATTGACCTTGAAGGATCACAAACTTCCAAGGGAACTTTAAGTGATCCTTATTTAAGGGGTATTTACAATGCGTTTGGTTTATATATTTCAGGAACTATTAATGATGATGGAGGTAGTGGACGTAACTCAAGACTAACGTATACACCTACCTCGACTGGAACTTATTTCATCGCAGCCGGTGGATATGGTACAAGAATTGGTAGCTATACTCTTAGTTTAAAAATAATTGATACAACTCCTCCAATAATCGCAGTTCCCACAACTAATAATTATGAAGGTATTCCGTATTTATACATCAATGAAAATACAACGTTTGTACATACCTACGCCGCCAATGAAACGGTAACCTGGTCCCTGAGTTCAGATACTACGAGTAGTAGCGATTATACAAAATTTTCAATTAGCAGCTCAGGTGCTCTGACTTTTAATACTGCACCTGACTATGAAAACCCGACTGACTCTTTAGGAAATAATATCTATGCACTTAAAGTTAATGCTACTGACACATCTGGAAATACAACAAGCCAAAGACTTTGGGTAGATGTTACCGATGTTTCTGAAGATACAACTCCTCCAATAATCACAGTTCCCACAACAAATAATTATGCAGGTATTCCGATTTTATACATCAATGAAAATACAACATATGTACATACCTACGCCGCCAATGAAACGGTAACCTGGTCTCTGAGTTTCAATGATTATACAAAATTTTCAATTAACAGCTCAGGTGCTCTGACTTTTAATACTGCACCTGACTATGAAAACCCCACTGATTCTAATGGAAATAATATTTATTCACTTACAGTTAATGCTACTGACACATCTGGAAATACAACAAGCCAAAGACTTTGGGTAGATGTTACCGATGTTTCTGAAGATATAGTTCCACCAATAATTACTCTTCCCACAACTAATAATTTTTCTGGTGGCCGGTCTTTAGGGGTTCTAGAAATCAATGAAAACACAACGTTTGTACATACCTACACCGCTAATGAAACAGTAACTTGGTCCCTGAGTTCAGATACTACGAGTAGTAGCGATTATACAAAATTTTCAATTAGCAGCTCAGGTGCTCTGACTTTTAATACTGCGCCTGACTATGAAAACCCGACTGACTCTTTAGGAAATAATATCTATGCACTTAAAGTTAATGCGACTGATACATCTGGAAATACATCAAATATCAGGCTTTTCGTAGAAGTTACTGATGTTTCTGAAGATACAACTCCTCCAATAATCGCAGTTCCCACAACTAATAATTATGAAGGTATTCCGTATTTATACATCAATGAAAATACAACGTTTGTACATACCTACGCCGCCAATGAAACGGTAACCTGGTCCCTGAGTTCAGATACTACGAGTAGTAGCGATTATACAAAATTTTCAATTAGCAGCTCAGGTGCTCTGACTTTTAATACTGCACCTGACTATGAAAACCCGACTGACTCTTTAGGAAATAATATCTATGCACTTAAAGTTAATGCTACTGACACATCTGGAAATACAACAAGCCAAAGACTTTGGGTAGATGTTACCGATGTTTCTGAAGATACAACTCCTCCAATAATCACAGTTCCCACAACAAATAATTATGCAGGTATTCCGATTTTATACATCAATGAAAATACAACATATGTACATACCTACGCCGCCAATGAAACGGTAACCTGGTCTCTGAGTTTCAATGATTATACAAAATTTTCAATTAACAGCTCAGGTGCTCTGACTTTTAATACTGCACCTGACTATGAAAACCCCACTGATTCTAATGGAAATAATATTTATTCACTTACAGTTAATGCTACTGACACATCTGGAAATACAACAAGCCAAAGACTTTGGGTAGATGTTACCGATGTTTCTGAAGATGTAGACGATTATACCGCCAATACAAGTACAACAGGATCTATTTCTGTAGGGGGGACAACGACTGGAAATATTGAAATCGCGAATGATCGAGACTGGTTTAAAGTCAATTTAGTTGCAGGAAATGAATATCAAATTGACCTTGAAGGATCACCAACATCTAATGGAACTTTAAGTGATCCTTATTTAAGAGGGATTTACAATTCATCTGGTGTATTTATTTCAGGAACTAGTAATGACGATGGTGGTATTGGACTCAATTCAAGACTAACGTATACACCTACCTCGACTGGAACTTATTTCATCGCTACGGGTGGATATGGTACAAGAACAGGTAGCTATACTATAGGTTTAACACAAAATGATGTAACTCCTCCAATAATCACAGTTCCCACAACAAATAATTATGCAGGTATTCCGCGTTTATACATCAATGAAAATACAACATTTGTACATACCTACGCCGCCAATGAAACGGTAACCTGGTCTCTGAGTTTCAATGATTATACAAAATTTTCAATTAACAGCTCAGGTGCTCTGACTTTTAATACTGCACCTGACTATGAAAACCCGACTGACTCTTTAGGAAATAATATCTATTCACTTACAGTTAATGCTACTGACACATCTGGAAATACAACAAGCCAAAGACTTTGGGTAGATGTTACCGATGTTTCTGAAGATGTAGACGATTATACCGCCAATACAAGTACAGCAGGATCTATTTCTGTAGGAGGGTCAAAGACTGGAAGTATTGAAGTCGCGAGTGATCAAGACTGGTTTAAAGTCAATTTAGTCTCAGGAAATATATATCAAATTGACCTTGAAGGATCACCAACATCTAATGGAACTTTAAGTGATCCTTATTTAAGAGGGATTTACAATTCATCTGGTGTATTAATTTCAGGAACTAGTAATGACGATGGTGGTAGTGGACGCAACTCAAGACTAACGTATACACCTACCTCGACTGGAACTTATTTCATCGCTACGGGTGGATATGGTACAAGAACAGGTAGCTATACTTTAGGTTTAACACAAACTGGAACCATAGATGATTATACCGCCAATACAAGTACAACAGGATCTATTCCTGTAGGGGGGACAACGACTGGAAATATTGAAATCGCGAATGATCGAGACTGGTTTAAAGTCAATTTAGTTGCAGGAAATGAATATCAAATTAATCTTGAAGGAGCACCAACATCTAATGGAACTTTAAGTGATCCTTATTTAAGAGGTATTTACAATGCTTCTGGTGTATTTATTTCAGGAACTAGTAATGACGATGGTGGTAGTGGACGTAATTCAAGACTAACGTATACACCTAGCTCGACTGGAACTTATTACATTGCAGCTAGTGGATATGAAAGTAGTTATTACGATGATCTGGGTACCTATAAACTTACGATTACACAAACAACCGTAGCAGACGATTATACCGCCAATACAAGTACAGCAGGATCTATTTCTGTAGGAGGGTCAAAGACTGGAAGTATTGAAGTCGCGAGTGATCAAGACTGGTTTAAAGTCAATTTAGTCTCAGGAAATATATATCAAATTGACCTTGAAGGATCACCAACATCTAATGGAACTTTAAGTGATCCTTATTTAAGAGGGATTTACAATTCATCTGGTGTATTAATTTCAGGAACTAGTAATGACGATGGTGGTAGTGGACGCAACTCAAGACTAACGTATACACCTACCTCGACTGGAACTTATTTCATCGCTACGGGTGGATATGGTACAAGAACAGGTAGCTATACTTTAGGTTTAACACAAACTGGAACCATAGATGATTATACCGCCAATACAAGTACAACAGGATCTATTTCTGTAGGGGGGACAACGACTGGAAATATTGAAATCGCGAATGATCGAGACTGGTTTAAAGTCAATTTAGTTGCAGGAAATGAATATCAAATTGACCTTGAAGGATCACCAACATCTAATGGAACTTTAAGTGATCCTTATTTAAGAGGTATTTACAATGCTTCTGGTGTATTTATTTCAGGAACTAGTAATGACGATGGTGGTAGTGGACGTAATTCAAGACTAACGTATACACCTAGCTCGACTGGAACTTATTACATTGCAGCTAGTGGATATGAAAGTAGTTATTACGATGATCTGGGTACCTATAAACTTACGATTACACAAACAACCGTAGCAGACGATTATACCGCCAATACAAGTACAGCAGGATCTATTTCTGTAGGAGGGTCAAAGACTGGAAGTATTGAAGTCGCGAGTGATCAAGACTGGTTTAAAGTCAATTTAGTCTCAGGAAATATATATCAAATTGACCTTGAAGGATCACCAACATCTAATGGAACTTTAAGTGATCCTTATTTAAGAGGGATTTACAATTCATCTGGTGTATTAATTTCAGGAACTAGTAATGACGATGGTGGTAGTGGACGCAACTCAAGACTAACGTATACACCTACCTCGACTGGAACTTATTTCATCGCTACGGGTGGATATGGTACAAGAACAGGTAGCTATACTTTAGGTTTAACACAAATTGGAAGTACAGATGATTATACCGCCAATACAAGTACAACCGGAAAACTTACAGTTGGCAACTCAGTCTCTTCTAATATAGAAGTAGCAGGAGATCAAGATTGGTTCGCTATTACCCTTAACAGTGGAAGTGAATATTTAATTAATCTTGAAGGAGCACCAACATCTAATGGAACTTTAAGTGATCCTTATTTAAGAGGTATTTACAATTCATCTGGTGTATTAATTTCAGGAACTAGTAATGACGATGGTGGTAGTGGACTTAATTCGAAATTATCTTACACAGCAACGTCAACTGGAACTTATTATATCGCCACGGGTGGATATGGTGACGCAATAGGTACTTGTAATCTTTCCATTTCCAAAATAGGTAGAGGTAATGCAAATGATGATTTTACTAATGATACGGCTTCATCTGGATTGATTTCCATCGGAGGATCAACGACTGGAAGTATTGAAGTCGCGGGTGATGAAGACTGGTTTAAAGTCAATTTAGTTGCAGGAAATATATATCAAATTGACCTTGAAGGAGCACCAACATCTAATGGAACTTTAAGTGATCCTTATTTAAGAGGTATTTACAATTCATCTGGTGTATTAATTTCAGGAACTAGTAATGATGATGGTGGTAGTGGACGTAATTCAAGACTAACGTATACACCTACCTCGACTGGAACCTATTATATCGCGACAGCTGGATATCAAAATGAAACAGGAACCTATAAAATTTCAATCTCAAATGAAACACCAACTATCACTCCATCCTCCAATTTCAATATTGAATTTAATTATCAAGGGCCAGAAATATATAGAAGCTATTTAAATCAATCAGCAACTTTTTGGGAGAATGTAATCATTGGAGATATTCCAGCTGTTAACGACTCAGTATATGGAATAATAGACGATATTATAATAGATTTTAGAATAGGATATATTGATGGAAGTGGAGGAACTCTTGGACGAGCATCGATTTCTGAAACCCGAGAAGGTGGGGACAGGTTGCCTTACAGAGCTTGGATAGAGCTCGATACAGCTGATGTAGAGAGCATGAGGCTATCAGGCGAATTGCCTGATCTTATTAATCATGAAGTTTGTCATACATTTGGATGGGGTTTCTGGGATTTCTATAATTTAAGAAGTGGATATGACTATATAGGAGAAAAAGGAGTAAACGAGTATAGAACTTTAACGAATAATCCATCTATAACATCTGTACCTTTAGAAAACACTGGTGGAACAGGTACTCAATATGGACATTGGCGTGAAAGTATATTTAATACTGAATTAATGACTGGTTACTCAGATTCAGGAAGTAATCCACTTAGCAGACTTTCAATTGCAGCATTAGAAGACTTAGGTTATGAGGTTAATTACAGTGCTGCAGATCCTTTCACTATTAGTGCATTCTCTACGACATCTTCCATATATGAGAATTTAATACCAACTCCTAGCTCAACAATATTTACCAGTACGTCTAATATTTCTGAAAGTTCGTTCCCAAATTTTAACGGAAATAAATATATTCATCATTTCTCTGAAAGTCTAAATATCCAAGAATCACCAAGTACGATAAAACTTGATGGAGTAATTATTTGGGATTCTGGAAATATTATTCGTTTTAATGAAATCACTACTGGAAATGATTACTTAGTTGAATTAATAGGTTCTTTTGATAAGAATAATCCTTCTAATGCATCTCAATTAAAAGGTACACTAAGCAGGGTAAAGTTCTATAAAGATGAGGCGTTAAAACATGAATATATTTTTAATGACTCAAATCTCGATGTCAAAACAACTTTAGAAAATTGGTCAGGATATAATTTAGATTTGAATAATTTAATAGAAAGTCGCGCTAACAGTTCAAGCGATGACACTATAAAAAGTGGTGCAGGAGATGACATTATCATCCTAGGAAACGGGAACGATAATGTCACTGGAGGAGAAGGAGATGATCAAATATATGGAGGGACAGGTACAGATACTGCCTTTTACAGTGGAAGTTTTTCAGATTACATATTTACTCCTGGAACAAATAATCTCCAAATTAAAGACAATAGAACAATTCCCAGTAATGACGGAACAGATATTCTCACAAACGTAGAATATGTTGAATTTTTAGATCAAACACGCACAATATTGGGCAATGATATCAATAGAACACCAACGAATATAACTCTTACGTCTACAACTTTTAATGAAAATATTACTCGTAATTCCGATATTGCAACTATTACTAGCACAGATGCTAACTCATCTGATACACATACTTACTCCCTAGTAACTGGTGCAGGAGATGGAGACAATACTGCTTTCACCCTTGATGGAAACAATTTAAAAATCAACTCTTCTCCTGATTACGAAACCAAATCGACCTACAACATTCGCCTCAAAACGACTGATGCTGGTGGACTCAATTATATAAAAGCTTTTACTCTCTCCGTTCAAGACGTCAATGAAACTCCATCCAATATCAGTCTTTCTTCCTCGTCCTTCAATGAAAATATTAGTTTAAATTCAATCGTTGCAACTCTTTCAACAAGTGATGTCGATTCATCCGATACACATACTTACTCCTTAGTCAGTGGTGCAGGAGATGGAGATAATAGTGCCTTTACTCTAGATGGAAGCAATTTAAAAATTAATTCCTCTCCTGATTATGAAACTAAATCAACCTATAAAATTCGCATAAAAACGACTGATGCTAGTAATGAAACCTATACCAAATCCTTTAGTCTCTCTGTGAATGACCTCAATGAATTCACAGCAACCATTTCCGGTAGCTCTAACAATAACAATCTTACAAGCACTAGTAGTAACGACTCTATCGATGGTCTAGGTGGAACAGATACTGTCACATTCTCTGGGAAATTTTCTGATTACAGCTTTACCCGTGGAACAAATACTCTGGAAATCGCCGACCAAAGGACAACAGGAACAACTGATGGAACAGATACTCTCAAAAATATTGAATACATTCAATTCTCAGATCAAACCGTAGAAGCATCAAAAGTAGACGTCGTTAAAACCTATAGCGGTAATTATCATGAATACAAGTTCTACAACAGAGGCAATGGAAAATATGAAATCAAGACTGACTCTGGTTATGACGACATCACTGGCTATCCCTTATTGAGATTTTCTGGAGAAGACACAACAAGTGCCTTACGTGATGTCAGTGCTATTGCTGATATTAAAGCGACCTTTGATCAAGTCACTGGATTAACTGATCCCTCTGGTGAAATGTTCCAACTCTATAACGCTGCCTTTAAACGATTCCCTGATGCCGAAGGTTTGAAATATTGGATTAATGTCTATAGTTCTGGGATTAATACAAACAAGGTCGTAGCTGCATCATTTGTTCGATCAGCTGAATTTAAAAGTCGTTATGGAGAGAACGTGACCACTGAAGAATATGTCACGACGCTATATCGCAATGTGTTTGATCGTTTACCAGATGAAGATGGTTTTAACTATTGGGTGGGAAGTTTAAATAAAGAAGAACAAACCAGATCAGACGTTCTCTTGAACTTTGCTATCGCAAATGAAAATGATGCTCTCTTTACTGAAATGACTGGATTGAGTTGA
- a CDS encoding DUF4214 domain-containing protein has protein sequence MGILQSTNNKKADIRRTYTENKNRGAFAALKTDGSVVTWGGWGDGGDSSSVTSKLSSGVSQIFSTTHSFAALKNDGSIVTWGWRDGGDSSSVASELSSGVTKISSTTSAFAALKNDGSVVTWGTDSYGGDSSSVASELSNGVTEIFSNRHAFAALKNDGSIVTWGWWADSSSVASELSSGVTEVFSTENAFAALKNDGSVVTWGIYSSGGDSSSVTSKLSSGVTEVFSTENAFAALKTDGSVVTWGISSRGGDSSSVTSKLSSGVTKISSTTSAFAALKTDGSVVTWGTDSEGGNSSSVSSQLSSDVSHIYSSWSSFAALKTDGSVVTWGSSSSGGDSSSVASELSNGVTEIFSNSNAFAALKTDGSVVTWGSSYAGGDSSSVASELSSGVTKISSTAFAFAALKNDGSVVTWGPSPSGGDSSSVASELSSGVVGFADIYTDDRLINDATIQTTSGNDEINGLGGTDTVTFSGKFSDYSFTRGTNTLEIADQRTTGTTDGTDTLKNIEYIQFSDQTVEASKVDVVKTYSGNYHEYKFYNRGNGKYEIKTDSGYDDITGYPLLRFSGEDTTSALRDVSAIADIKATFDQVTGLTDPSGEMFQLYNAAFKRFPDAEGLKYWINVYSSGINTKKVVAASFVRSAEFKSRYGENVTTEEYVTTLYRNVFDRLPDEDGFNYWVGSLNKEEQSRSDVLMNFAISDENDALFTEMTGLS, from the coding sequence ATGGGAATCTTACAAAGTACAAATAATAAAAAAGCTGATATCAGGAGAACTTATACAGAAAACAAAAATCGTGGTGCTTTCGCAGCTTTAAAAACTGATGGCTCCGTTGTTACTTGGGGGGGGTGGGGTGATGGAGGAGACAGCTCTTCTGTAACTTCAAAACTATCTAGTGGTGTAAGTCAAATATTTTCTACAACACATTCATTTGCAGCTTTAAAAAATGATGGCTCCATTGTTACTTGGGGGTGGCGTGATGGAGGGGATAGTAGTTCTGTTGCTTCTGAGCTATCTAGTGGTGTTACTAAAATTTCTTCTACAACAAGTGCATTTGCAGCTTTAAAAAATGACGGATCCGTTGTTACTTGGGGTACAGACTCTTATGGAGGGGATAGTAGTTCTGTTGCTTCTGAGCTCTCTAATGGTGTTACTGAGATTTTTTCTAATAGACATGCATTTGCAGCTTTAAAAAATGATGGCTCCATTGTCACTTGGGGGTGGTGGGCGGATAGTAGTTCTGTTGCTTCTGAGCTCTCTAGCGGTGTTACTGAAGTTTTTTCTACTGAAAATGCATTTGCAGCTTTAAAAAATGACGGATCCGTTGTTACTTGGGGGATTTACTCATCAGGAGGAGACAGCTCTTCTGTAACTTCAAAGCTATCTAGCGGTGTTACTGAAGTTTTTTCTACTGAAAATGCATTTGCAGCTTTAAAAACTGATGGCTCCGTTGTTACTTGGGGAATTAGCTCGCGGGGAGGAGACAGCTCTTCTGTAACTTCAAAGCTATCTAGTGGTGTTACTAAAATTTCTTCTACAACAAGTGCATTTGCAGCTTTAAAAACTGATGGCTCCGTTGTTACTTGGGGGACGGATTCGGAAGGAGGAAACAGCTCTTCTGTAAGTTCTCAGTTATCCAGCGATGTCTCTCATATTTACTCAAGCTGGAGTTCGTTTGCGGCTTTAAAAACTGATGGCTCCGTTGTTACTTGGGGTAGTTCTTCTTCTGGAGGGGATAGTAGTTCTGTTGCTTCTGAGCTCTCTAATGGTGTTACTGAGATTTTTTCTAATAGTAATGCATTTGCAGCTTTAAAAACTGATGGCTCCGTTGTGACTTGGGGTAGCTCTTATGCTGGAGGGGATAGTAGTTCTGTTGCTTCTGAGCTATCTAGTGGTGTTACTAAAATTTCTTCTACAGCATTTGCATTTGCAGCTTTAAAAAATGACGGATCCGTTGTTACTTGGGGTCCCTCTCCTTCTGGAGGGGATAGTAGTTCTGTTGCTTCTGAGCTCTCTAGCGGTGTCGTTGGTTTTGCAGATATCTATACTGATGACCGCTTAATTAATGATGCGACCATTCAAACAACGAGTGGAAATGATGAGATAAATGGTCTAGGTGGAACAGATACTGTCACATTCTCTGGGAAATTTTCTGATTACAGCTTTACCCGTGGAACAAATACTCTGGAAATCGCCGACCAAAGGACAACAGGAACAACTGATGGAACAGATACTCTCAAAAATATTGAATACATTCAATTCTCAGATCAAACCGTAGAAGCATCAAAAGTAGACGTCGTTAAAACCTATAGCGGTAATTATCATGAATACAAGTTCTACAACAGAGGGAATGGAAAATATGAAATCAAGACTGACTCTGGTTATGACGATATTACTGGCTATCCCTTATTGAGATTTTCTGGAGAAGACACAACAAGTGCCTTACGTGATGTCAGTGCTATTGCTGATATTAAAGCGACCTTTGATCAAGTCACTGGATTAACTGATCCCTCTGGTGAAATGTTCCAACTCTATAACGCTGCCTTTAAACGATTCCCTGATGCCGAAGGTTTGAAATATTGGATTAATGTCTATAGTTCTGGGATTAATACAAAGAAAGTTGTTGCTGCATCATTTGTTCGATCAGCTGAATTTAAAAGTCGTTATGGAGAGAACGTGACCACTGAAGAATATGTCACGACGCTATATCGCAATGTGTTTGATCGTTTACCAGATGAAGATGGTTTTAACTATTGGGTGGGAAGTTTAAATAAAGAAGAACAGAGCAGATCAGACGTTCTCATGAATTTTGCTATCTCAGATGAAAATGATGCTCTCTTTACTGAAATGACTGGATTGAGTTGA
- the clpS gene encoding ATP-dependent Clp protease adapter ClpS, protein MEQENTSTTTVLEPKTTKRKYPEAKLIVLDDNFNTFEHVANSLVTIIPGMSEKRSWVLAVEVDREGLAEVWRGPLEQAELYHQQLISKGLTMAPIEQT, encoded by the coding sequence ATGGAACAAGAAAATACTTCAACTACTACAGTCTTAGAGCCAAAGACAACAAAAAGAAAATATCCAGAAGCAAAGCTAATAGTTCTTGACGATAATTTTAATACATTTGAACATGTGGCAAATTCTCTTGTGACAATAATTCCAGGGATGAGTGAAAAAAGATCATGGGTACTTGCCGTCGAAGTAGATAGGGAAGGTTTGGCTGAAGTATGGAGAGGCCCCCTTGAACAAGCAGAGCTATATCATCAGCAACTAATCAGTAAAGGATTAACAATGGCACCAATTGAACAAACATAA
- a CDS encoding chlorophyll a/b-binding protein — MNKETNYWKTAEQMNGRLAMMGFFAAVINYGITGWIIPGIV; from the coding sequence ATGAACAAAGAAACTAACTACTGGAAAACAGCAGAGCAAATGAATGGTCGTCTAGCGATGATGGGCTTCTTTGCTGCAGTGATTAACTACGGAATAACAGGTTGGATCATTCCAGGAATCGTTTAG
- a CDS encoding high light inducible protein: protein MKNQTTETQRVEEGKVIAERLNGLAASVGCLALVGAYLTTGQIIPGFV from the coding sequence ATGAAAAACCAAACTACAGAAACTCAAAGAGTAGAAGAAGGCAAAGTAATTGCTGAAAGACTCAATGGTCTCGCTGCATCTGTTGGCTGCTTGGCTCTTGTCGGTGCATACCTAACAACCGGTCAAATCATTCCAGGTTTCGTGTAA
- a CDS encoding high light inducible protein produces MQPSNKTILERSIGRPAMMAFVLLTGIYLTTGQLIPGVV; encoded by the coding sequence ATGCAACCATCTAACAAAACAATTCTAGAAAGAAGCATCGGCAGACCAGCCATGATGGCATTCGTTCTTCTAACAGGTATCTACCTAACAACCGGTCAACTTATCCCAGGTGTCGTTTAA